A stretch of the Festucalex cinctus isolate MCC-2025b chromosome 20, RoL_Fcin_1.0, whole genome shotgun sequence genome encodes the following:
- the nsun6 gene encoding tRNA (cytosine(72)-C(5))-methyltransferase NSUN6 isoform X1: MSVFPRISLRPEVADYLKGVFLNKELLASIGHQEAERHFQTLLTCLSHPPSYSCVRASVHLAPLDEIRRKLSEELKKQKCGSEEEQLEIFLHPSVPDVLLIPVVGPRCVQQLSSEVVAGAQCGNAVLRGAHVFAPGILACPKYMKVGDVVSVFSDVEGKCTRGAFSFHGKKTFVGNGVAEKDRVGIFGTGETVRGVAVRMTEPLYWSPSFDGVLPHLAFLQNLPSVVVGHVLGPRPGERILDMCAAPGGKTCHIAALMEDQGEVVALDRIRNKMELIRQNVEKLQLRSVKAFCFNSTKVISDDIIGNAEGPPFPPESYDRVLLDAPCSGLGQRPNMASTWSLKEICSYPPLQRSLFRAVRTVYCTLLSPLDGGGARIKARRHPGVQHVHVDAGGERGAGGLGPSHLPRAHAVASGASRWG; the protein is encoded by the exons ATGTCGGTCTTTCCGAGGATTTCTCTGAGGCCGGAGGTCGCCGATTACCTAAAGGGAGTGTTCTTAAACAAGGAG TTGTTGGCGTCCATTGGCCATCAGGAAGCCGAGCGCCATTTCCAGACGCTTCTCACCTGTCTGTCGCATCCCCCGTCTTACTCCTGCGTCCGGGCCAGCGTCCACCTGGCGCCGCTGGATGAGATCAGACGTAAACTGAGCGAGGAGCTAAAGAAG CAAAAGTGTGGATCGGAGGAGGAGCAGCTGGAGATCTTCCTGCATCCAAGCGTTCCAGATGTGCTTCTGATTCCTGTGGTTGGACCGAG ATGTGTGCAACAGCTCAGCTCCGAGGTGGTGGCGGGTGCTCAGTGCGGCAACGCCGTGCTGAGAGGCGCTCACGTCTTTGCCCCCGGAATACTCGCCTGTCCAAAGT ACATGAAGGTCGGGGACGTCGTGTCGGTGTTCTCCGACGTGGAGGGAAAATGCACCCGGGGCGCATTCAGCTTTCACGGGAAGAAGACGTTTGTGGGCAACGGCGTGGCCGAGAAGGATCGCGTCGGCATTTTCGGCACGGGAGAAACCGTTAG GGGCGTGGCCGTGCGTATGACGGAGCCGCTTTACTGGAGTCCCTCCTTCGATGGAGTCTTACCTCACCTGGCCTTCTTACAG AACCTTCCATCTGTGGTCGTGGGCCACGTTCTGGGTCCTCGGCCCGGAGAGCGCATCCTGGACATGTGCGCCGCCCCAGGTGGGAAGACGTGCCACATCGCCGCCCTCATGGAGGATCAG gGCGAAGTGGTGGCCTTGGACAGGATCCGAAACAAGATGGAGCTGATTCGCCAGAATGTTGAAAAATTGCAGTTGCGTAGCGTGAAGGCGTTTTGCTTCAACAGCACCAAAGTCATAAGCGACGACATCATCGGCAATGCAGAAG GTCCGCCCTTCCCTCCCGAGAGTTACGACCGCGTGCTTTTAGACGCGCCCTGCAGCGGCCTCGGCCAGAGGCCAAACATGGCGAGCACCTGGAGCCTGAAGGAGATTTGCTCCTACCCACCCCTGCAAAGAAGCCTCTTCCGTGCTGTACGGACAGTATACTGTACTCTactttcaccactagatggcg GCGGTGCGCGCATTAAAGCGCGGCGGCATCCTGGTGTACAGCACGTGCACGTTGACGCTGGCGGAGAACGAGGAGCAGGTGGCCTGGGCCCTTCGCACCTTCCCCGGGCTCACGCTGTTGCCTCAG GAGCCTCGCGTTGGGGGTGA
- the LOC144009488 gene encoding ADP-ribosylation factor-like protein 5B, with protein MGLIFSKLWSFFCNQEHKVIIVGLDNAGKTTILYQFLMNEVVHTSPTIGSNVEEIVVKNTHFLMWDIGGQESLRSSWNTYYSNTEFVILVVDSTDRERLVITKEELYRMLAHEDLRKAAVLIFANKQDMKDCMSAAEISKYMTLSAIKDHQWHIQSCCALTGEGLCQGLEWMTSRAGLR; from the exons atgggcCTCATATTCTCTAAACTGTGGAGCTTCTTTTGCAACCAAG agcaCAAGGTGATCATCGTTGGCCTGGACAATGCCGGCAAGACCACCATTCTCTATCAGTT TCTGATGAACGAGGTGGTTCACACGTCGCCCACCATCGGCAGCAACGTGGAGGAGATCGTGGTGAAGAACACGCACTTCCTCATGTGGGACATCGGCGGGCAGGAGTCGCTCAGGTCCTCCTGGAACACGTACTACTCCAACACCGAG TTTGTCATCCTGGTGGTGGACAGCACCGACCGAGAGCGTCTGGTCATCACCAAAGAGGAACTCTACAGGATGTTAGCTCATGAG GACCTGCGCAAAGCGGCCGTGCTGATCTTCGCCAACAAGCAGGACATGAAGGACTGCATGTCGGCGGCCGAGATCTCCAAGTACATGACGCTGAGCGCCATCAAAGATCACCAGTGGCACATCCAGTCCTGCTGCGCTCTCACCGGGGAAGG
- the nsun6 gene encoding tRNA (cytosine(72)-C(5))-methyltransferase NSUN6 isoform X2 — MSVFPRISLRPEVADYLKGVFLNKELLASIGHQEAERHFQTLLTCLSHPPSYSCVRASVHLAPLDEIRRKLSEELKKQKCGSEEEQLEIFLHPSVPDVLLIPVVGPRCVQQLSSEVVAGAQCGNAVLRGAHVFAPGILACPKYMKVGDVVSVFSDVEGKCTRGAFSFHGKKTFVGNGVAEKDRVGIFGTGETVRGVAVRMTEPLYWSPSFDGVLPHLAFLQNLPSVVVGHVLGPRPGERILDMCAAPGGKTCHIAALMEDQGEVVALDRIRNKMELIRQNVEKLQLRSVKAFCFNSTKVISDDIIGNAEGPPFPPESYDRVLLDAPCSGLGQRPNMASTWSLKEICSYPPLQRSLFRAAVRALKRGGILVYSTCTLTLAENEEQVAWALRTFPGLTLLPQEPRVGGEGMPGAGLTPEQLSLLQRFRPELSWEPGAAKPIASRADGDTIGFFIAKFQKNSFAACGDAQEDQD; from the exons ATGTCGGTCTTTCCGAGGATTTCTCTGAGGCCGGAGGTCGCCGATTACCTAAAGGGAGTGTTCTTAAACAAGGAG TTGTTGGCGTCCATTGGCCATCAGGAAGCCGAGCGCCATTTCCAGACGCTTCTCACCTGTCTGTCGCATCCCCCGTCTTACTCCTGCGTCCGGGCCAGCGTCCACCTGGCGCCGCTGGATGAGATCAGACGTAAACTGAGCGAGGAGCTAAAGAAG CAAAAGTGTGGATCGGAGGAGGAGCAGCTGGAGATCTTCCTGCATCCAAGCGTTCCAGATGTGCTTCTGATTCCTGTGGTTGGACCGAG ATGTGTGCAACAGCTCAGCTCCGAGGTGGTGGCGGGTGCTCAGTGCGGCAACGCCGTGCTGAGAGGCGCTCACGTCTTTGCCCCCGGAATACTCGCCTGTCCAAAGT ACATGAAGGTCGGGGACGTCGTGTCGGTGTTCTCCGACGTGGAGGGAAAATGCACCCGGGGCGCATTCAGCTTTCACGGGAAGAAGACGTTTGTGGGCAACGGCGTGGCCGAGAAGGATCGCGTCGGCATTTTCGGCACGGGAGAAACCGTTAG GGGCGTGGCCGTGCGTATGACGGAGCCGCTTTACTGGAGTCCCTCCTTCGATGGAGTCTTACCTCACCTGGCCTTCTTACAG AACCTTCCATCTGTGGTCGTGGGCCACGTTCTGGGTCCTCGGCCCGGAGAGCGCATCCTGGACATGTGCGCCGCCCCAGGTGGGAAGACGTGCCACATCGCCGCCCTCATGGAGGATCAG gGCGAAGTGGTGGCCTTGGACAGGATCCGAAACAAGATGGAGCTGATTCGCCAGAATGTTGAAAAATTGCAGTTGCGTAGCGTGAAGGCGTTTTGCTTCAACAGCACCAAAGTCATAAGCGACGACATCATCGGCAATGCAGAAG GTCCGCCCTTCCCTCCCGAGAGTTACGACCGCGTGCTTTTAGACGCGCCCTGCAGCGGCCTCGGCCAGAGGCCAAACATGGCGAGCACCTGGAGCCTGAAGGAGATTTGCTCCTACCCACCCCTGCAAAGAAGCCTCTTCCGTGCT GCGGTGCGCGCATTAAAGCGCGGCGGCATCCTGGTGTACAGCACGTGCACGTTGACGCTGGCGGAGAACGAGGAGCAGGTGGCCTGGGCCCTTCGCACCTTCCCCGGGCTCACGCTGTTGCCTCAG GAGCCTCGCGTTGGGGGTGAAGGCATGCCAGGCGCCGGGCTGACCCCGGAGCAGCTCAGCCTCCTCCAGAGGTTCCGACCCGAGTTGAGTTGGGAGCCCGGCGCGGCGAAGCCCATCGCCAGCAGGGCCGACGGCGACACCATCGGGTTCTTTATCGCCAAATTCCAGAAAAATTCATTTGCTGCCTGTGGGGATGCTCAAGA